Sequence from the Rutidosis leptorrhynchoides isolate AG116_Rl617_1_P2 chromosome 3, CSIRO_AGI_Rlap_v1, whole genome shotgun sequence genome:
ggacccggcGGGTTTCGGGCCGGGTTTGGGTTAAGTGATTGGGAGGAAGATTTCATTACCGAACCGATGGAGAATCGTCCAGAGCGTATACCGATTAGAGGACGGGATCAAGACGTTATCATCCGAGAGATAAGAGATAGGACGGTGAACGACCAACTAACCGATGATCTTGTTGAGCATATTTGGAACCTTCCGTCCACATTTCGCACTACGAACtagtttattttataatttaattcaTGTAATGGTTAGATCTTAAGTATTGTTGAATTTATGTATTGTTGAATTATATTAATTTATGTAATGGTTGaattttatgaaatattaatttgtaatgtttttttatattttacatgcaTTTTATCTTATAACATATACCttgtattcatattcatatttaatataaaataaaaataaaaaactgataGGACCTACATTCAGGTGACACAGAAATGGGGTGTCAGAGTTATTTTGTGTCAGAAACTGACATCTGCTACGTCACAGGCAAATTACTCTTTTTGGCTAAAaagtgtatagtttgtttgtgacgTCACAAGCAGGGTTATATAATGTCTAAGAGTTTAATAATATCATTTCCGAATATTATTTCACACGCAACGCTCATCATCTCTCTCATCCATATTATGGTTTATGTTTCTTCATAATTCATCATCTTGATATATTGTGAAGTTGATTCTCAGTGTTTCTTGCTGTAAAAACACATCGTGTGAGCAGCGGCGGAACTTGCACAGATGAGTGTAAAATTTAATAAAGTTTTCATTATCAGCAGAGATAAAtactaaaaaaaatttattttttggtTAAAAAAATTGTGATACACTAAGTTCCGCCCCCACGTGAGAGTTGTTTGTTTAGagtttttgataaagatttgaTATATTTTGTGGTGTGTATTCTTTAGATTTGTATGTTTTTGTTATGGGTGATGATAtctacacaaccaatttttacaaatacacaactaaacatgctttacagtgttgtacagtacaatactgtaaaacatgtttgattgtgtatttgtaaaaattggttgtgtagaTATCACTACCCTTTTGTTATAGATATTATGATATGATAAAATTGATTTGAGGattgtttataaaaataaaaatatataccctATCCTCATATAAATTTctctttctttaattttttttttctctcgtgTGTGTGTGAATCTAATAGCGTATTTGGCATCCAATAGATTACCTAGTTCATACGTCAAGTGATACAGACACAAACTTTCTCATTAGCCTCATGAACATTTTTATTATCTACAAAATATCTTTTGTTGGTTATGCTTAAAATTTATACTGAGTACGCATGCACATCATCCTGTCAACACAAATGTACATTGCAATTTGCAACAATATCGGATTTTTCACCATTATTATAAAATTAACTTATTTTCTTCATAAGTTTTTTGAACGGCGATATTGACATTGAATGCTTTGATTTGTCACCCATACACACGTTAGGTGAAAACCTAATTCGCGACGATATTGGCAGTACCATCGGAGGTTGGGAAAACCCCCCAGAGAGGCAGAGACAatcccaaatcgcattgatgttggcaaATCGCATTAATGTTTGCAGTACTATCAAAGATTAGAAACTCTCTGCTTGGGGTGAGAATCGAACATGAATTGGTAGTACACCAAGTTGAATCACACCTCATACCATTCAAGCTAAACTTCATTTTGAACACAAGCAAAACATAAAAGATAGAAATTCGCTCAGttttttcatttgtttgttaagagaTTATTCCACAAGATCTCAAATATCATAGTAAAAATATTTAATCTCCCCATCAACAAAAAAAGTCATTTATTTTTAACACTTTTAGCGGTAGTAACACACATTTTTGACACCAATAAATATAACAAACCTTCGACATCTAAAAGCGTTAAAAATGAAAACTCAATGACATTTAAAAGTGTCAAAagattaataatatttaaatttttgACTCCCCATTTTTTCACACATCAAAATTTGTGGCgccatatatttatacacttttaagttATATTCACACTCTTAAACGTGAAAAAGTCATTTAAAAAATATTGAAAACCCCAAAGTTTAGTTGTAGTGATCGAAGAGAATAACTTTTCCATTTGTCATTTTTTCTTTTAGTGTGATAAGACTCGTGGagaaaatatgtaaaaataaaGACATTGAATTCACTAATCAATTACTCATAACTAACAGATAATGATACTTTCTATGTATCAAAAAATATATtcattatacttattatatatttatatagaaaatgataatcgcaaatctaaaaactatgtttaaacattTCATAGATTAATTAATTTCAaatatctaattttttttttttaacggccaaaaaGGAATATATAAAAAACGCTCCTTAGCAAGACGCTAAAGGAGAAATTACAACGGGAATAGACGCCATGAGTGCCAATTAGACACTCTATGACCTCTATATTTAAGCCATCTAAAAGAATACAAAAAGATTACATCAACTAAGTTAGCTCGATTACACAAAAGTTCATTAAAAACTATCCCGTTCCGGAAACGCCACAAGACCCATAAGAGTGTAGTAACAATAGTCTCAAGTCTGATTCTAGAATTGGGGGCCAAATTTTCATCGTCGATCCAACCTTTGAAGTCTTCCCAAGAATTGAAATGAGGCATGTTACAATCGGTCCATAAATTAAttttacgccaaacatccaaagcaAAAGAACACCCAAAGAACAAATGCAAGCGATCTTCGACACCATTATTGCACACGGGACAAATAATAGAATTGATATCTAATCCCCTTGTGGAAAGATTCCAACGAAGAGGGAGATAATCATGAATAAAGCGCCACAAGAAAATATTTACCTTCCTGGGTATAATTTTGTTCCAAATCGTTGGAATATTGGAAGAAGGTAAGATAACTCGATCCATATGAACCCTCGCACCCTTCACTGAGAAAACAGAATCTGCTGAAATCGAACAGGACCATTTGTCCTCGTCCTCCGACAACCGAACATTACTGAGTTCTTCTAGAATAGCCTGAAGAGAAGAGACATTCCTACCGGATAAATCTGGACGATTCCAAGTCCAACCCCATGACCCTGTAACCAATTTATCAGCGATCGTGTGGTGTTTATTAACTTCCAAATGATAGAGACGATTAAAACGATTAGCAAAAGAATCATGACCCGTCCAAATATCATGCCAGAAACTTATGTTCCGTCCATTACCTACTAGCATCTTAAAAACATCTCCCGGAAGCAACTTGTCATTAATAATTTTGGAACAATTATTAACAATAGACGACCATAAAGTATTGCCAAGAGTGTTTTCAAAAATATTTCCATGAATGGACTTAACAAGAGAAACCCATAAGTCATTCGGATTCAATAAATATCTCCAACGCCATTTATATAACATGGCAAGATTAAAAGTCTTCAAGCTCCCAACATTAAGACCTCCTTTTTCGAATGAAGCAAGAATCAAGCTCCATTTAGCCCAtgccatttttttattattattattattgctgcaACCCCAGAAAAATTGAGATCTAATCGATTCGAGGACTTTGAGAATAGATTCAGGACATTTGAAAACTGACATCCAATAAATGCCAAGGCTTCCCAAAACAGATTTGATCAAAGAGAGACGACCCCCGGATGATAGTAAATTGGCTTTCCAATGAGCCATTTTGGAATGGAATTTGTCAATTAAAGTGAACCAACTTGACTTACGTTTCATATTAGACCCGATAGGAACGCCCAAATATGTAGTAGGAAAAAGGCCCCTTTGGCATCCAGAATCGTTAGCGAGGGTATCAATCTCGGCATCACTGACTCCCATACCAAAAATATGGGATTTAGACACATTGATTTTCAACCCCGAGACCAAATGAAAAGCATGAAGTAAACACAAAATATTATCGAATTGTTGTCTACTCCAATCTGAAAAAATGATAACGTCATCAGCATAAAAAAAATGAGATAAACGTAAGCAAGGATTACCAACTTTGATGCCACGAACGAAATCTATATCCATAGCTTGTTGAAAAGCAATATGAAGTCCTTCCATGACTATGATGAATAAAAACGGGCTTAGAGGATCTCCTTGTCGTAAACCCCTGTTAATAGAGAATTCTCGAGTCGGGTTTCCATTAACTAAAACTGAAGTTCTAGCCGATACTAAACAACCTTTGATCCAGCTAACCCACTTTGAACCGAAACCTAAAGTGGTTAGCATACAAAATAAGTAGTCCCAATTCACGGAGTCATAAGCTTtctcaaaatcaactttaaaaaaTAAAGCTTTCTGATTCTTTTTCTTGTACCATGAAACGATTTCACTAAGCATTAAAGGCCCATCTAAAATCTGACGACCCGCAATAAAAGCGGATTGTTCCGGAGAGATAATCTTATCAATGACACAAGCAAGTCTAATCGTGAGCAATTTAGTGATAATTTTGTAAAAAAAACTCACAAGAGAAATGGGACGAAAGTCACTTACAAGAACCGGATTGGTAACCTTCGGAATGAGAGAAAAAAACGCGGAATTCGCGCCTATAGGCATAACTCCCGAAGTGAAAAAATTCCGAACATCCCTTATAATATCAGCTTGAAGGATTTCCCAGAAATGTTTTATGAATCGAAACGAATACCCGTCAGGACCAGGAGCCTTTGAACTCCCGCATTCCCACACGGCTTTCTTAATTTCATCCTCTCCAAAATCAGCTTCCAAAAATAAACTGTCCTCGGCTGATAATGAACGTAACGGGTTAACAGGCTCGAAGTGGACCGTAGATTGTTTCCGTTCAAACTTGGCACTAAAATAATCGAGAAACTTCTTCTTGATAGTAGCCGGATCGGTGACCCAAATACCATTAATCATAAGGCCGTGTATGTGTTGTTGTTTTCGTTTACGTTTTAAAGAACAATGAAAGAACTTAGAGTTCTCGTCACCTTCTATGTCCCATTTAACCCTCGACTTCTGAAGAGCATCAAGAGAATTGTAACGCATTAAATCCTCCTGCTCTTTAAACAACGAATTGCGTGATTCAATCTCTGACGTAGTGGCTGTACCAGAATCGATGATCAAATCCAAATcaataatactttgtttaatatcaCGCAACCTGATGAATTCGGAGGTCTTCGACTGATGAATCCAACACTTTAGAACGTGTTTAAGCGTTCTAAGATTAGCAATGATATCTCTATTTGAACCCGAATTAATGATGTTCCATTCCTCCCGAACCTTAGAATCAAAATCTTCCCTTTCGAACCACGAATCAAACACTTTGAAATATGTAGGACCAAAATCAATCTTGTTTTGAAAAAGCATGATAGGGGAATGATCCGAAAAACCCCTCGGGAGAACCTCACCTTTGAGGTCTTCAATTGAAGACATAATATTATTAGAAACGAAGAAGCGATCTAGTTTGCTAAATTTACTTCCATCTTTAAGTCTCCAAGTATATTGAAGGCCGCCAAGAACGACTTCGTGGAGCGAAGATCTTTCAATGAAATCATTAAACGCATGAGCATCCCGTGCCGAAAAATCTGTACCAAAACGATCACCCGCTACTCGGACCGAATTCCAGTCTCCAAAAAGAATATAATTGCCATTATTCGCGATCATGAAGTTAGAAATTGAATTCCATAAATCTATTTTGTCCGAGAGACGTTGAGGAGCATAAACATTAATCAAAAATACATCAATATTCTCACGAACCCATAAACCTTTAACGATGACATAATGGTTAAAACACCACATATTTTCTTTAACAAACGAATGGGGATCCCACATAGAAATGATACCTCCCGAAAAACCCCGAGCCAAAGATAAAGCATAATCAAAATGATTATTGCCCCACAAAGACTTAAGTCGAAACAATTGAAGTCGAGTCATCTTCGATTCTTGAAGAGCAAGAAATTGTACATTCTCCGTAACACATAAATCTTTGATCCATTTTCGTTTTGAAAAAGCTTTGGATCCGCAACTATTTATGGATATGATCTTCATGAGAAACTGTGATAATCACGAACGCAACCCCCGTTTAAgttgtaaccatgatgtttgaagcCAAGAAGATCACCAACATTAAAGCAATTATCAAAGTCGACCCGAGGATGATTAGCCTGAGAATTTATATTGCCGAAATCATCGACTGTTAACGAGGTTAGGCAATTCAGCCCACCCGAATTGACTTTGTTATAATATCCTTTGAACTTCGTGAAACCAGGAGCATGTGAAATGCTCTCAGAACCATTTTCAATAACAACAGGACCATGATGGCTAGACTGATTAGATTCGTTATTAGCCAGCGGGTCAAGATTTACACCTTCGAACTCCTTTAGAAGATCGAATGAACCTACAGATTCAGCTGAAGATGAGGAATCAACCGGGTCAAGATTCAAATATCTAATTAACTGTTGTCATGAATGACATAACCAGGAACTCTTTTCCTTCCTTATAATGAGTGAAATAAAGTAATTAAAAAATCAAATGAACAGTAATGGAATGTGTGGTaatgatataattataatataaaaattatataaaaaaatcgaTATTAAAAACAAATTTTTATGTTTTACAATTAATTTAACataattttaaaattcaaatatgaaagacTTAAACGTAGCATTAAACAAATTGTTCAATTTAAAAAATACTCTAACTATTTAATATCATTAAACTTCTAAATTCATACTTATCTAACACTTTGAATCATTTGTTTATctgataaataataattaaatcattaaatatagttaaataataataataattaaataatcaaaTATAGTTATCCTGAAGTTGAATATAAATGACTAAAATAATTTTTTTGTTATAGTtaaatttacaaaaaaaaaaattacaataacacttaggccactccctatcgtaactaaactattcatcctcttaatcttccacatcagcgccacatcaacaccaatatcctataactaactcataattaaacactccctataatggctaaaacaatactcctcttaatatacaacgtacaaataATAAAACATCAAGTTcaacaataaaaagccactggacccacaattcctataaataaacttaaaacttcAGTTAAATTGATGGTGGATGCGGGTAACTAAAGCAGGTAATGAGCCCGTATCTATGGTTAGTTACGGATAATGACGGGTAAtgaacgggtaatgagcgggtaatgagCCATAGGGGTGGTCTTATTTCGAAGGAAGTACTATTTTCTCTCCGTTAACCCAACCGTTATCTTTCTTCCATTTTCTCCCCACTTTTACCAAGTAATATTCCCTCTCTCTAAAATCAATTTAGATTACTTTTTCCCAAATCCACAATTTGATACAAATAAACCCTCTTCTCCTCTTGTTCTAGGGTTTCAATTTTCATTCTTTAATTCCTTTCAATTTTCTATATATCTATCTCTTAATGTATGATTCTTCACAATCATCAACAAAAGCTTTAGTCTTTAATCCACAAAAGTTTCAATCTTTCAACCGATTGAACTGAAAGATACAAACTTTAATGTTTGTGGGTCCAAAGGTACAAGCTTTTTATTTTTCTAATTAGGGCTTTTTGAATTTCAACCATCAATGGCTTATCTGTCTTTATTTTCAAGATTATATAGTAATGTATGTGGTTTGTGATATGTGTATTTAAATTGATGTTGAAACAAAAACATTGATTGTTTTTGGATATATAGGAGGTGGTAATTTGGGTAGTTAGGGTTTTGCTTAGGTGGATATGATTAAACAAATACTGAATAAGCTTCCCAGAAAGCCATCTTCAAAATCTTCCCAAAATGATGTAATGGCTTCTAATTCAGTGAATTCAGGGGTTGATAGTACTCCTAAGAGCAATTCTTCATTGGTTAAGAGTTCGAATTCGAATAAGAATGTTAATGGAACTTATACTCCAAATGTTAAGTCAAACATTGTGAAGAAATCAAGTCAGCCTGGGTCAACTCAAGCTGCCTATGAACAATTGCCTAGTTTTCGTGACGTACCCACATCCGAAAAACACAATCTTTTCATTAAGAAGTTGAATATGTGTTGTGTGGTGTTCGATTTTAGTGACCCGTCGAAAAATCTGAAAGAAAAAGATATAAAAAGACAAACTTTACTTGAGCTTGTTGATTATATAACCTCAGTTCCTTCAAAGTTTAATGAGGTTACAATGCAagaaattacaaaaatgatatcttCAAATATCTTTCGTTCATTACCTTCATGTAATCACGATTACAACAAACTACCCGATGTTTTCGATCCCGAAGATGATGAACCAAATATGGAACCATCATGGCCACATCTTCAAATCGTGTATGAATTTCTTTTACGATTTGTAGCTGCACCCGAAACCGACACTAAACTTGCAAAAAGATACATTGACCATTCGTTTGTGTTAAGATTGCTCGATCTATTCGATTCACAAGATCAAAGGGAACGTGAATATCTAAAAACGATCCTTCATCGTATATATGGAAAGTTCATGGTGCATCGACCGTTTATTAGAAAAGCCATCAATCATATATTCTATACATTCATATTTGAAACAGAGAAGCATAATGGCATTGCTGAATTACTTGAGATATTGGGTAGCATTATTAATGGTTTTGCATTGCCGTTAAAAGAAGAGCACAAACTATTTCTTACACGGGCTTTGATTCCTCTTCACAAGCCCAAATGTTTGTCGATGTATCATCAGCAGCTTTCGTATTGTGTAACACAGTTTGTTGAGAAAGATTTTAAGTTGGCTGATACAGTTATTAGAGGATTATTGAAGTATTGGCCAATAACTAATAGTTCAAAAGAAGTGCTTTATCTTAGTGAATTGGAGGAAGTTCTTGAATCTACTCAGGTTGCCGAGTTTCAACGTTGCATGGTTCCTCTGTTTCGTCAGATTGCTCGTTGTCTCAACAGTTCGCATTTTCAGGTATCACGCTATTTGAAGTTGAAAAGTTTTGTACTTTAAATGTATGGATGGACTTGTTTTTTTGTGGTGATTTGTTAACAGGTCTTCTTTGTACTTGTGGCAAAATGGATGGTACAAAGAATATATttatgtcaaaatgggtatttTTTGGGCGGGTTGGTCAGGTTGGGTCGGCCTGCCAGAAAAGTTACTTGTTCCTCCTTAAGAATATGATTTACAGTTAATGTGAATATGTGATAAATATGATTACAAATAAGCTGTATTATGATGATAGAAATAACTAAACTTTTTAAAGAAAGTTTAAGAGGTTCTATAATTTTTAGATTTAAATACACATTGTATGACTTTGACAAGTTTGATACTTTTATCAATGCGGCCTATTGTAATTCTAGGTATACATGTACTTGACCTATTTGACCCGTCTGAGATATTACACAAATTGACCTAATCAAAGGTAAATGGGTAGAAATTGTCACCTATATACCTGATACACACACATCTCTAATGCTTTGATGGCCTTGAGGTTTTTGGATGGGTGTTGAGCATGGGTGTAAAGTCCTTGACTAGTTGCGATTTTGAAGTAGTTCGACTAGTCCTTGACTAGTCTCCGACTTGGCCAATTTATTCGGTAAAAGTTTTCAATAGTACAATTTAGTCGGTAAGTCGGATTTATTAGTATAAAGTCACGTTTCTTCGGTCAAATCGATCAAATAAAGTCATAGTTGGTCAATGTCCGGTTAGTCCTGAActagcgacttttacaaccttggtgtTGAGTGACTGAAGTCACTACACTTAACATTGATTGTATGCCAGAAAAGGACATGATTTTAATGTTGTGACGATTTAGGTTCTTAAATTCGGATGTAGAGTAGAGGAAGGGGGTTGATGTAATAAAAGTGATAAATTGATAATTGAAATCAACTGTAAAATGGCCTAATTATCTGATAATCTGATTCTGGTTTTAATTCTTCTGCTCGCAATAATTACTTTTGAAATGCACATCTGAACACCATGTAATTAAAAAGTGATATGTTTTCCCTGTTCAGGTTACCAGGGAGAGCGATTATTTTTACTCATACACAGTCTAACAGGATTAAATTGTTACTATATCCAAACCCATCCCTAGTCACCACATAATTGTCCTTGTGTATATCCTTCATGCCCCTTTTCATATAGCAAGAGAGTTTACCATTATATAGATAAAAGTCTAAAAGGTGTTTTCTTGCTATCTTACACACACACTCCAAATATTGAATAATGAGTACTTAAAAACTGCAAGTTAAGAAAAAAATATGAAGTGAAAACTTTCCTCCTGTGGATTAAGGAGACTTGTAACTTGTGTGATGGTAGTGATTCATTTTGGGAAATGCTGGattcaaggttgcaaaaatcggaaAAAATCGGGGAGTTCTCGGCGAGAACTTGGATTCATCAGGCTGTCGAGTTCTTAGTCTACTTCTCGGTCAACGGCCGACTTCTTGGTCAACGGCCGATTTCTCGGTCAACTTCTCGGTCAATATCCAATTTATTGAATTTCTCGGTCAACATAATTTTTATAGCTATATATCATATTATGTatcataaaaaatatataaaatgcttatttatagctatatataatattatgtatcATAAAAATTATCTCAATAGTCTAATATTTATACAGATATATtcgaaaatttatatttatatttagaagTCAACGTTAGCCAACAACCGATTTCTCCTCGAGTTCTCCGAGAACTCCCAAAAACTGTCtggccgagttctccccgagttccAATTTTTGCAACCTTAATCAACTAACAGATTGATCAATACAAAATTTACATCGTAGGTTGATTATAATTACCAACATGAGCTGCCCTTAAATTAAACCATCGAAAACCCCTAGTCTTTTTTATAGGTTGTTTTCATATCAAATACCCTTCATGCTTTATACTTTTTGCCCTCATTAACTTGTTTCGCTTCAAGCCTATCTTACATTGATTTTTTTAGCCCATCTATATGGGTCAAAATTGTAACCCTTAGTGCTTATGTTGTTCTGGCTGTTGCAGGTAGCGGAACGCGCATTGTTCTTTTGGAATAACGATCACATAAGGAACCTAATCATTCAGAACCGAAAAGTCATCTTGCCCATAATCTTCCCACCTTTGGAGAAAAACACACGCGGTCATTGGAACCAAGCGGTTCAAAGCCTAACATTAAACGTGAGGAAAATGTTTTCAGATGCCGATCAATCACTGTTTGACGAGTGCCTGGTCAAATACCAAGAAGATGAAGTCAAAGAAAAGGAAAACAACAAGAAACGTGAAACGATTTGGATGCGTTTGGAAAATGAAACCGAGCTGAAGTTTGCTTCACTCACCACTGCAAGTAGCTGAGATGTTCTGGGTGTGACTTCGATCGTTTGCTCGGGGCCCTTCGGGTGGGGGTGGTGTAGTGGCACATGACCTCCAAATTCATATTTATTAATGCCATCATATTTAAGATGGAAAAGTTCTACTTCTATACATAGTTTTTGGACTAGACCATTGGTTGTCACATACTACGCTTAATACTATCTTACTTCTTAATATCTATATGTGTGTGCAACTCTAGCATGGGATCAAAgggtccaatttttttttttttttttttttttttttttaacaaagtaCTCTTCATTTTATAGTAGTTGCTTATCTCCGAAAACTCATAAATCTCacaaatatatggggtcctatagtTACCAAAGGGCCTTTGGCATCGAGGAGCCTCTCTGACcatgggttcgagtcctgcttaAGATATTATTCGTGTCAAATTATGTAGGGTGCGTTGTGCGTTTGCCGTTCTAAAAAAACATGGGGTCCTATAGTTGATAATAGTGTTGACCTGTAGAATTTGAATAGTATTTTGTAAAACACCCAACTCTCGATTAAAGAGGTTAAATCTCAAAACTTTGATCAAATCCCATCACAATAATCTATAATGTATACATCTTTATATGACTGATTAATTAATCTATAAAGTATACATCTTTATATGACTGACTGATTAATTAACTAAATAACAGCCTCTGTTATGGTTTGGAACTTTGACTACTACAACACTAGTGATGGGTTTTTCTGTTATTCGGAAGTCCGAGTATTTTATTTTTACGTTCGCAACCTATTGAATTAATTTGTGACTGTTTTCAAACTCTTCCCTGACACCACGAGATTTGAATGTGAGACATCTCGTAAGGATCTCAGTTCTCCACCACCGGGCGCTCTCCCATTTAAGTCTGATGATTCTAATCCCTCCGTTGTTTCCTTTTCCTTCTGCACCTTTTTACGGAGTATCAAAATGAGAAAGAAGATGGTACTATTCCGTAATAGCCAACCCATTAATCCGATTACATACCA
This genomic interval carries:
- the LOC139897917 gene encoding serine/threonine protein phosphatase 2A 59 kDa regulatory subunit B' zeta isoform-like, whose translation is MIKQILNKLPRKPSSKSSQNDVMASNSVNSGVDSTPKSNSSLVKSSNSNKNVNGTYTPNVKSNIVKKSSQPGSTQAAYEQLPSFRDVPTSEKHNLFIKKLNMCCVVFDFSDPSKNLKEKDIKRQTLLELVDYITSVPSKFNEVTMQEITKMISSNIFRSLPSCNHDYNKLPDVFDPEDDEPNMEPSWPHLQIVYEFLLRFVAAPETDTKLAKRYIDHSFVLRLLDLFDSQDQREREYLKTILHRIYGKFMVHRPFIRKAINHIFYTFIFETEKHNGIAELLEILGSIINGFALPLKEEHKLFLTRALIPLHKPKCLSMYHQQLSYCVTQFVEKDFKLADTVIRGLLKYWPITNSSKEVLYLSELEEVLESTQVAEFQRCMVPLFRQIARCLNSSHFQVAERALFFWNNDHIRNLIIQNRKVILPIIFPPLEKNTRGHWNQAVQSLTLNVRKMFSDADQSLFDECLVKYQEDEVKEKENNKKRETIWMRLENETELKFASLTTASS